A single region of the Sphingobium sp. TKS genome encodes:
- the chrA gene encoding chromate efflux transporter, protein MTASLSSTTPAASPSNGDHGISLGEATRVWARIAALSFGGPAGQIAVMHRLLVEEKRWIGEERFLHALNYCMLLPGPEAQQLAIYIGWLLHKTKGGLIAGILFVLPGFLAILGLSYIYVLLGHVQIIEGLFFGLKAAVLAIVMQAVVRVGSRALKNNVMRGIAAAAFVAIFFLGAPFPLIILAAGLGGFIGGRSGIAAFQGGGGHGPASGDVVHDRDTALGEQLPDHARPHPGWSLRISAVFLILWLGPVLALFLTLGPDNVFTHIASFFSQMAVVTFGGAYAVLAYVAQEAVGTFGWLKPGEMLDGLGMAETTPGPLIMVTQFVGFLAAFRDSGVLHPLIAATLGAILTTWVTFVPCFLWIFAGAPFIERLRGNPALSAALTAITAAVVGVILNLAIWFAIHTLFGQVQRIAGVDLPVLSSVNIPALLLSIGAMIAVFRFKVGVLPVLGACAALGAAYVFIA, encoded by the coding sequence ATGACGGCCAGCCTATCTTCCACCACTCCTGCGGCCTCCCCGTCCAACGGCGATCACGGCATTTCACTGGGCGAAGCGACGCGCGTCTGGGCGCGGATCGCGGCGCTCAGTTTCGGGGGCCCGGCGGGGCAGATCGCCGTGATGCACCGGCTGCTGGTCGAGGAAAAGCGCTGGATCGGTGAGGAACGTTTCCTCCACGCGCTCAACTATTGCATGCTGCTGCCGGGACCGGAGGCGCAGCAACTCGCCATCTATATCGGCTGGCTGCTGCACAAGACCAAGGGCGGGCTGATCGCGGGCATATTGTTCGTGCTGCCCGGCTTCCTCGCCATATTGGGCCTTAGCTATATCTATGTCCTGCTGGGCCATGTGCAGATCATCGAAGGACTGTTCTTCGGCCTGAAGGCGGCGGTGCTGGCGATCGTGATGCAGGCGGTGGTCCGGGTCGGATCGCGGGCGCTGAAGAACAACGTCATGCGCGGGATCGCCGCCGCAGCCTTCGTGGCGATCTTCTTCCTTGGCGCGCCCTTCCCGTTGATTATCCTGGCGGCGGGCCTGGGCGGCTTCATCGGCGGGCGTAGCGGCATCGCGGCGTTCCAGGGCGGCGGCGGTCATGGCCCGGCGAGCGGCGATGTCGTCCATGACCGCGACACCGCATTGGGCGAGCAATTGCCCGACCATGCCCGCCCTCATCCGGGCTGGTCGTTGCGCATCTCGGCAGTGTTTCTGATCCTCTGGCTGGGGCCGGTGCTGGCGCTGTTCCTGACCCTGGGACCGGATAATGTGTTCACCCATATCGCCAGCTTCTTCAGCCAGATGGCGGTCGTCACCTTCGGCGGCGCCTATGCGGTGCTGGCCTATGTCGCGCAGGAGGCGGTCGGCACATTCGGTTGGCTCAAGCCAGGCGAAATGCTCGACGGCCTGGGTATGGCGGAAACGACGCCGGGGCCGCTGATCATGGTGACGCAGTTCGTGGGATTCCTGGCCGCCTTCCGTGATTCCGGGGTGCTGCATCCGCTGATCGCCGCGACCCTGGGCGCGATCCTTACCACCTGGGTCACGTTCGTCCCCTGCTTCCTCTGGATTTTCGCGGGCGCGCCCTTCATCGAGCGGCTGCGCGGCAATCCGGCGCTTTCGGCGGCGCTGACAGCGATCACCGCAGCCGTCGTCGGCGTGATCCTCAATCTCGCCATCTGGTTCGCCATCCACACCCTGTTCGGGCAGGTCCAGCGGATCGCGGGGGTAGACCTGCCAGTGCTGTCCAGCGTCAATATTCCTGCCCTGCTGCTGTCGATCGGCGCGATGATCGCGGTGTTCCGGTTCAAGGTCGGCGTGCTGCCAGTGCTGGGGGCATGCGCAGCCCTTGGCGCGGCCTATGTCTTCATCGCCTGA
- a CDS encoding chromate resistance protein ChrB domain-containing protein, giving the protein MSNATPWLALLHQLPAKPPYLRVKIWRRLQAIGAVPLKNAVHVLPHSAEGAAAFRDLMAEITTNGGEAILIEAHLLAGQSDGDVRALFDTARNADYDEIALAARRLLETGPASGPDIARLQKRLEDIGRLDFFGAHGRQEAEAALAELDRQRYQHPDVSRTDPVDGIGANDLTNRIWVTRSGVHVDRIACAWLIRRFIDPDARFTFVDSRYHDPAEGELRFDMADAEFTHEGDRCSFETLLLRARLQDDPALVAIGEIIHDLDIGDGKFARPETPGLSAILSGVCASTDDDNQRIAMASDALNQFHAFFSNRKTDR; this is encoded by the coding sequence ATGTCGAACGCCACCCCCTGGCTTGCCTTGCTTCACCAGCTTCCTGCGAAGCCACCTTATTTGCGGGTCAAGATCTGGCGGCGCCTGCAGGCCATCGGCGCGGTGCCGCTGAAGAACGCCGTCCACGTCCTGCCCCATTCGGCAGAGGGAGCAGCGGCCTTCCGTGACCTCATGGCGGAGATCACCACCAATGGCGGCGAGGCGATATTGATCGAGGCGCATCTGCTGGCGGGCCAGTCGGACGGCGACGTCCGCGCCCTGTTCGATACCGCCCGCAATGCCGATTATGACGAGATCGCGCTGGCCGCCCGCCGCCTGCTGGAAACCGGCCCCGCCAGCGGACCGGACATCGCCCGGTTGCAAAAGCGGCTTGAGGACATCGGCCGGCTCGATTTCTTCGGCGCGCATGGACGGCAGGAGGCGGAGGCCGCGCTCGCGGAACTGGACCGCCAGCGTTACCAGCATCCAGACGTCAGCCGCACCGATCCTGTGGACGGGATCGGCGCGAATGATCTGACGAACCGGATCTGGGTGACGCGCAGCGGCGTCCATGTCGATCGCATCGCCTGCGCCTGGCTGATCCGCCGCTTCATCGATCCCGACGCCCGCTTCACATTCGTCGACAGCCGCTATCATGATCCGGCGGAGGGCGAACTGCGCTTCGACATGGCCGATGCCGAATTCACCCATGAAGGCGATCGGTGCAGTTTCGAAACATTGCTGCTGCGGGCGAGGCTGCAAGACGACCCCGCACTGGTCGCGATCGGGGAGATCATCCATGATCTCGACATTGGCGACGGCAAGTTCGCGCGGCCCGAAACGCCGGGCCTGAGCGCCATATTGTCGGGCGTCTGCGCCTCCACCGACGACGACAACCAGCGCATCGCCATGGCGAGCGACGCCCTGAACCAGTTTCACGCCTTTTTCAGCAACAGAAAGACGGACCGATGA
- a CDS encoding alginate export family protein: protein MKRAFPFAMIGATALSGAAPASAQNDGLALSGSVRLRFEEIEGQPRAGFDRDDSLFNVRTQILAEYRSGAFRVGAELFDSRAYGADPGTPISTNEVNAMELVQAYVAGDIAEPLGKGSKLSLMAGRFMLNLGSRRLVAADDYRNTTNGYTGLRADLTAPQGVKAVFIYTLPQQRRPDDSDGVRNKRVRIDHEGFDLVLWGGIVSKARAIGPAMAELSYFHLGERDEPGRPTRDRSLDTFGGRIIREPETGRFDYEVEAFYQTGQISASLAPSAARQSVGASFLHADAGYSFAGSWKPRLSVEFDRASGDKRGGRYGRFDTLFGMRRADLAPAGLYNAVARTNIMTPGIRLEATPDKRWDWFAAYRALWLASRTDAFSTTGVRDAAGRSGRFAGHQMEARLRYWVVPSRLRFEFDGLLLAKSRFLRDAPNAPAGKWTRYTSFNLTASF, encoded by the coding sequence ATGAAGCGGGCTTTCCCCTTTGCAATGATCGGCGCGACGGCGCTCTCTGGAGCCGCGCCTGCATCGGCACAGAATGACGGTCTTGCCCTCAGCGGCAGCGTGCGGTTGCGCTTTGAAGAGATTGAGGGGCAGCCACGCGCCGGGTTCGATCGCGACGACAGCCTGTTCAACGTCCGCACCCAGATTCTGGCTGAATATCGGTCGGGCGCGTTCAGGGTGGGAGCGGAACTGTTCGACAGCCGGGCCTATGGCGCTGATCCCGGCACGCCGATCTCGACCAATGAGGTCAATGCGATGGAACTGGTCCAGGCCTATGTCGCTGGCGACATAGCCGAGCCGCTGGGCAAAGGCAGCAAGCTCAGCCTGATGGCGGGGCGGTTTATGCTCAACCTTGGTTCACGCCGCCTCGTCGCGGCCGACGATTATCGCAACACGACCAACGGCTATACAGGCTTGCGCGCCGATCTGACCGCGCCGCAGGGGGTGAAGGCGGTTTTCATCTACACCCTGCCGCAGCAGCGGCGTCCGGACGACTCCGATGGCGTCCGTAACAAGCGGGTGAGGATCGATCATGAAGGCTTCGATCTGGTGCTGTGGGGCGGCATCGTCAGCAAGGCCAGGGCGATCGGTCCGGCCATGGCGGAACTGTCCTATTTCCATCTGGGGGAACGCGACGAACCGGGACGGCCGACGCGGGACCGTTCGCTCGATACCTTTGGCGGGCGGATCATCCGCGAACCGGAAACCGGCCGGTTCGACTATGAGGTCGAGGCTTTTTATCAAACCGGCCAGATCAGCGCATCGCTCGCGCCGTCGGCGGCACGGCAATCCGTCGGCGCGAGCTTTCTGCACGCCGATGCGGGATATAGTTTCGCAGGCTCCTGGAAACCGCGTCTCTCGGTCGAATTCGACCGGGCGAGCGGAGACAAAAGGGGAGGGCGCTATGGCCGGTTCGACACGCTGTTCGGCATGCGCCGGGCGGATTTGGCTCCCGCCGGCCTGTATAATGCCGTGGCGCGGACGAATATCATGACGCCGGGCATCAGACTGGAGGCGACACCGGATAAAAGGTGGGATTGGTTTGCGGCCTATCGCGCCCTGTGGCTGGCATCACGGACGGACGCCTTCTCGACGACCGGCGTGAGGGACGCCGCCGGGCGGTCGGGCCGTTTTGCCGGCCATCAGATGGAGGCGCGGCTGCGCTATTGGGTGGTTCCTTCGCGTCTGCGCTTCGAGTTCGACGGGCTGCTGCTCGCCAAGAGCCGGTTTCTGCGGGACGCGCCCAATGCGCCTGCAGGAAAATGGACGCGCTATACTTCGTTCAATTTGACCGCGAGCTTTTAG
- a CDS encoding MgtC/SapB family protein, translating into MPDIGQPYLSMIASIAIGLLVGIERGWTQRDLGKGHRVAGFRTFGLIGLLGGMGGLAPDMVAATLGAGVAVILAVGYSRSADPDHLSATTTLAGLLTFGASFCATRLSPALGLAMGAATFAILSSRQSMHAMLRGMDESEIESVSRFLLVALIILPLLPDAAYGPYDAWNPRKIWMVVVFVMGLSFAGYAISRRFGRERGILLVALTGAIVSSTAVTADYARRLRDEPAARTLLSAGIAVASIVMFVRVQLVALVLIPRAVPTLALTMAPATLVGVIFALIAWRRHGEGSDGMGIANPLGFGPALMLAAIVAGLSLAARWALEHFGQQGMAVVLTLTGISDVDAAVMTMAGLPPGLLDNRTAGLILGSAVLANTLAKAVMTVVIGWGHGGIRAAMPLFAALVAAAISLAGWTAI; encoded by the coding sequence ATGCCCGACATCGGCCAGCCCTATCTGTCCATGATCGCCTCCATCGCGATCGGACTGCTCGTGGGGATTGAGCGCGGCTGGACCCAGCGGGATCTGGGCAAAGGCCACAGGGTCGCCGGTTTTCGAACCTTCGGCCTGATCGGCCTGCTGGGAGGGATGGGAGGATTGGCGCCAGATATGGTCGCGGCCACCCTCGGCGCGGGAGTCGCGGTCATTCTGGCCGTCGGCTATTCCCGCAGCGCCGATCCGGACCATCTGTCCGCGACGACCACGCTCGCGGGCCTTTTAACCTTCGGGGCGAGTTTCTGCGCCACGCGACTCTCGCCCGCGCTTGGCCTGGCCATGGGCGCGGCGACCTTTGCGATATTGAGCTCCCGGCAATCGATGCACGCCATGCTGAGGGGCATGGACGAGAGCGAGATAGAGAGCGTCTCCCGCTTCCTGCTGGTCGCCCTCATCATCCTGCCATTGCTGCCGGATGCAGCCTACGGTCCCTATGACGCCTGGAATCCGCGAAAGATCTGGATGGTGGTCGTGTTCGTGATGGGCCTGTCCTTTGCGGGCTATGCCATTTCGCGACGCTTCGGGCGTGAGCGAGGGATTTTGCTGGTGGCGCTGACCGGCGCCATCGTTTCCTCCACCGCGGTGACAGCCGATTATGCGCGGCGGCTGCGCGATGAACCGGCGGCGCGAACCTTATTGTCGGCTGGCATCGCGGTGGCCTCTATCGTCATGTTCGTGCGGGTCCAGTTGGTGGCGCTCGTCCTCATTCCCCGCGCCGTCCCTACACTGGCGCTAACGATGGCGCCCGCGACACTCGTTGGCGTTATCTTCGCCCTGATCGCCTGGCGGCGGCATGGCGAAGGAAGCGACGGCATGGGGATCGCCAATCCGCTCGGCTTCGGACCGGCGCTTATGCTGGCCGCCATCGTGGCGGGACTGTCGCTCGCCGCGCGATGGGCGCTGGAGCATTTCGGGCAGCAGGGCATGGCGGTCGTCCTGACGCTGACCGGCATATCGGACGTCGACGCGGCGGTCATGACCATGGCGGGCCTGCCGCCCGGCCTGCTCGACAATCGCACCGCCGGGTTGATTTTAGGAAGCGCGGTCCTCGCCAACACGCTCGCCAAGGCGGTCATGACTGTGGTCATCGGCTGGGGCCACGGCGGCATCAGGGCCGCCATGCCGCTGTTCGCCGCTCTGGTGGCGGCTGCCATCAGCCTTGCGGGCTGGACTGCAATCTAA
- a CDS encoding zinc-dependent alcohol dehydrogenase family protein, with protein MQQMVAMQISAPGQPLEKIERAVPAPGAGELLVQVAACGVCRTDLHVLDGEIPAHYPIIPGHEIVGRVAAIGQGVEGFAIGQRVGVPWLGHTCGQCAYCRADRENLCDAPLFTGATRDGGYATHAIADARYCFILPERFSDVEAAPLLCAGLIGWRALRLAGEAPVIGLYGFGAAAHILAQVARAQGRTVYAFTKDGDDEGQAFARSLGCAWAGGSSQTPPEPLDAALIFAPVGDLVPLALRAARKGGRVVCAGIHMSDIPSFPYADLWEERILLSVANLTREDGTSFFELASNIALHTVTETFRLEDAGEALHRLRTGKVKGAAVIVPPQVA; from the coding sequence ATGCAACAGATGGTCGCCATGCAGATCAGCGCCCCCGGCCAGCCGCTGGAGAAGATCGAGCGCGCCGTGCCCGCGCCGGGCGCGGGGGAATTGCTTGTCCAAGTCGCCGCTTGCGGGGTTTGCCGGACCGATCTGCATGTGCTGGACGGCGAAATCCCCGCGCATTATCCGATCATACCGGGGCATGAGATCGTCGGCCGGGTCGCTGCGATCGGGCAAGGCGTGGAAGGCTTTGCCATCGGGCAACGGGTCGGCGTTCCCTGGCTGGGACATACATGCGGCCAATGCGCCTATTGCCGGGCGGATCGCGAAAATCTCTGCGACGCGCCACTGTTTACCGGCGCGACGCGCGATGGCGGCTATGCGACCCACGCGATTGCCGATGCGCGCTATTGTTTCATCCTGCCTGAGCGGTTTTCCGATGTCGAAGCCGCGCCGCTGCTCTGTGCCGGTCTCATCGGTTGGCGCGCTCTGCGGCTGGCGGGCGAAGCGCCTGTGATCGGACTCTACGGCTTCGGGGCGGCGGCCCATATTCTGGCGCAGGTCGCACGGGCTCAAGGCCGCACCGTGTACGCCTTCACCAAGGATGGCGACGATGAGGGGCAGGCTTTTGCGCGGTCGCTGGGCTGCGCCTGGGCGGGCGGTTCATCGCAGACCCCGCCGGAGCCGCTGGACGCGGCGTTGATCTTCGCCCCCGTTGGCGATCTCGTCCCGCTGGCATTACGCGCCGCGCGCAAGGGCGGCAGGGTCGTGTGCGCGGGCATCCATATGAGCGATATCCCCTCCTTCCCCTACGCCGATTTGTGGGAAGAGAGAATATTGCTCTCCGTCGCCAATCTGACCCGCGAGGACGGCACCTCTTTCTTCGAACTGGCAAGCAACATCGCACTCCACACCGTGACGGAAACATTCCGGCTGGAGGATGCGGGTGAAGCGCTCCACCGCCTGCGAACAGGCAAGGTGAAGGGCGCGGCGGTGATCGTGCCGCCACAGGTCGCATAA
- a CDS encoding copper-transporting P-type ATPase, which translates to MSTFSPVHPYHPARAREQHLMSGIEWDRKEALSQAAAAPAIWTCPMHPEIRQDHPGACPLCGMALEPEVATAHAGHSAELVDMTRRFRISLLLAIPVFVLEMGGHLFPALHHLVSDHVSIWIQLLLATPVVLWGGWPFFERGWRSLQTRNLNMFTLIAMGTGVAWTYSMAAALAPGIFPAAFREHGSVAVYFEAAAVITVLVLLGQVLELGARERTSGAIKALLNLAPKTARRLRDDGNDEEIPLDLVAVGDKLRVRPGEKVPVDAVVEDGRSAIDESMVTGESMPVTKAAGDHVIGGTLNRSGQLLVRAEKVGHDTMLARIVRMVADAQRSRAPIQRLADQVAGWFVPAVLLVAIAAFAIWALWGPEPRFAHGLIVAVAVLIIACPCALGLATPMSIMVGVGRGAGLGVLIKNAEALERMEKVDMLVVDKTGTLTEGKPSLTGIVTAPGFEENALLRLAAGVERVSEHPLALAIVAAAEARGLALPQVSEFDSPTGKGAIGTVEGKRILLGNARFLEEYGISADPLGEQADALRRDGATAIFIGIDGMVAGVFAIADAIKQTTPEALAALRRKGITVVMLTGDNRTTAQAVARRLGIDQVEAEVLPDQKSAVVARLKSEGHVVAMAGDGVNDAPALAAADVGIAMGSGTDVAIESAGVTLLQGDLTGIARARALSEATMSNIRQNLFFAFVYNAAGVPIAAGLLYPFFGILLSPVIAAAAMALSSVSVVGNALRLNRARI; encoded by the coding sequence ATGTCGACATTTTCGCCGGTCCATCCGTACCATCCTGCAAGGGCAAGGGAGCAGCATCTGATGTCCGGTATCGAATGGGATCGCAAGGAAGCCTTATCCCAAGCGGCTGCGGCGCCTGCGATCTGGACCTGTCCCATGCACCCGGAAATCCGGCAGGACCATCCCGGCGCCTGCCCGCTTTGCGGCATGGCGCTGGAGCCCGAAGTCGCCACCGCCCATGCCGGTCACAGCGCGGAGCTGGTCGACATGACGCGCCGCTTCCGGATCAGCCTCCTGCTTGCCATTCCGGTGTTTGTGCTCGAAATGGGCGGGCATCTTTTTCCGGCGCTCCATCACCTCGTTTCCGATCATGTCTCGATCTGGATTCAACTCCTGCTCGCGACCCCGGTCGTGCTGTGGGGCGGCTGGCCCTTTTTCGAAAGGGGCTGGCGGTCGCTCCAGACCCGCAACCTCAACATGTTCACGCTGATCGCCATGGGAACCGGGGTGGCATGGACCTACAGCATGGCGGCGGCGCTGGCGCCGGGCATTTTTCCGGCGGCTTTCCGGGAACATGGAAGCGTCGCGGTCTATTTCGAGGCGGCCGCCGTCATCACCGTGTTGGTGCTGCTGGGCCAGGTGCTTGAACTTGGGGCGCGGGAACGGACTTCGGGCGCGATCAAGGCGTTGCTCAACCTGGCGCCCAAGACCGCACGGCGCCTGCGCGACGACGGCAATGACGAGGAAATTCCGCTTGATCTGGTAGCGGTTGGCGACAAGCTGCGCGTTCGCCCGGGCGAGAAGGTGCCGGTCGACGCGGTGGTCGAGGACGGTCGCTCCGCCATTGATGAGTCGATGGTGACCGGCGAATCCATGCCCGTCACTAAGGCGGCCGGGGACCATGTGATCGGCGGCACGCTCAACCGGAGCGGTCAGCTCCTCGTCAGGGCGGAGAAAGTCGGCCATGACACTATGCTCGCCCGCATCGTCCGGATGGTGGCCGATGCTCAGCGCTCCCGTGCGCCGATCCAGCGCCTGGCCGATCAGGTCGCGGGCTGGTTCGTCCCCGCCGTGCTGCTGGTTGCGATCGCTGCCTTCGCTATCTGGGCGCTCTGGGGGCCAGAGCCGCGCTTCGCCCACGGCTTGATCGTGGCGGTGGCCGTGCTCATCATCGCATGCCCCTGCGCGCTTGGTCTTGCCACGCCCATGTCGATTATGGTCGGCGTCGGCCGTGGCGCAGGCCTCGGCGTGCTGATCAAGAATGCCGAGGCGCTGGAGCGGATGGAAAAGGTCGACATGCTGGTCGTCGACAAGACCGGCACGCTCACGGAGGGCAAGCCGTCGCTCACCGGCATCGTTACGGCTCCGGGCTTTGAGGAAAATGCTCTGCTTCGGCTCGCTGCCGGGGTCGAGCGCGTTTCCGAGCATCCCCTGGCGCTCGCCATCGTGGCGGCGGCAGAGGCGAGGGGTCTGGCGCTGCCGCAGGTCAGCGAATTCGATTCCCCCACCGGCAAGGGCGCGATCGGAACGGTGGAAGGCAAGCGCATCCTGCTTGGCAATGCCCGTTTCCTCGAAGAATATGGCATTTCGGCCGATCCGCTGGGCGAGCAAGCCGATGCCCTGCGCCGCGATGGCGCCACCGCCATTTTCATCGGCATCGACGGCATGGTCGCAGGCGTCTTCGCCATTGCCGATGCGATCAAGCAGACCACGCCCGAGGCGCTCGCCGCGCTGCGCAGGAAGGGCATCACGGTCGTCATGCTCACCGGCGACAATCGCACGACGGCGCAGGCGGTTGCGCGGCGCCTGGGGATCGATCAGGTGGAGGCGGAGGTTCTGCCCGATCAGAAGAGCGCCGTTGTCGCCCGCCTCAAGAGCGAAGGCCATGTGGTGGCGATGGCGGGCGACGGGGTCAACGACGCCCCGGCGCTGGCCGCCGCCGATGTCGGCATAGCCATGGGTTCGGGCACCGATGTCGCGATCGAAAGCGCCGGAGTGACGCTGCTCCAGGGCGACCTCACCGGCATAGCGCGGGCGCGGGCGCTGAGCGAAGCGACCATGTCCAACATCCGGCAGAATCTGTTCTTCGCCTTCGTCTACAATGCAGCCGGTGTGCCGATTGCGGCCGGTTTGCTCTATCCCTTTTTCGGAATCCTGCTCTCGCCGGTCATCGCGGCCGCCGCGATGGCCTTGTCCTCGGTCAGCGTGGTCGGCAATGCGCTGCGTTTGAATAGGGCAAGGATTTAG
- a CDS encoding TonB-dependent receptor, with product MQKFSSVRRAALLLSCCIGAVSPHAWAQQPDTEEDAGTITVTGRRISQSAEAIGEDKVSNVVAITREALLSAPSGISGLKMLEQLPGFNVQTDGALGLYEFGNSVQTRAFNLDQIGFVVDGIPTGRSDAFGGSPVFRYVDNENLGVVEAAVGAGDVGLPSYSTLGPVVQYNSIAPQDEMGLFVSQSFGDFGMKRTFIRASTGRVGPFKAYVSRTKLDSDLWRGPGSVDREHWEGQIHADLGGDSWARFKFVSNDFFDYDSPTISRAQYNCTVKSVVGACGRDFAYIENVPNTTVINGTMPFAPTVPGVYYSNPNYAQVYNLAINVRKDKLYGATFHAGIVDGVWAESTLYWEDKGGYGVSPDTYSNSLTRYNGQVAVGLPVTRPKGIEFGRSGVGGDRYGITTKLHWEMGANTVEAGVWAEVDKYHRTQARYNTTDGAPDSEPNLNELVYLRRDYHSQRDTLQVFLKDTLKLADDKLVLDFGFKGLMLDYRYNGYRDFDDYYRIVGGVARAGYGPSINTAHYKDMFLPMAGLLYKIDERTQLFASYAENMALPKGMDDIYSVIRPGGLRVPQPDAERSQNMEIGVRTNQGQLYASLAGFYTKFKNRIQSITTILPGSGGAATETFYQNVGRVRAYGAEFSGTYKPSFLNGLAYTNLNVTYNNAKFQDDIPAATPILIADKYIPDSAKWIVSGGVTVEPASWLVANVSGKYTGKRWSTFTNQAGSSVPGFTVFNAYVDIGDGWSFGPVKSVKARFNIDNIFDKDRLSYISSSVTGDGFFRPLSPRTFQFTISGEI from the coding sequence ATGCAGAAATTCTCGTCCGTTCGTCGTGCCGCACTGCTGCTGTCATGCTGCATCGGCGCCGTATCGCCTCATGCCTGGGCGCAACAGCCGGATACGGAAGAAGATGCCGGCACGATCACCGTCACCGGCCGGCGTATCTCCCAATCGGCGGAGGCCATTGGCGAGGACAAGGTCAGCAATGTCGTGGCGATCACGCGGGAAGCTCTGCTGTCGGCGCCATCGGGCATTTCGGGCCTGAAGATGCTGGAGCAACTGCCCGGCTTCAACGTTCAGACCGACGGCGCGCTGGGCCTCTATGAATTCGGCAACAGCGTCCAGACCCGCGCCTTCAACCTCGATCAGATCGGTTTCGTGGTCGACGGCATTCCGACGGGCCGCAGCGACGCCTTCGGCGGCAGCCCGGTGTTCCGCTATGTCGACAATGAAAATCTGGGCGTGGTCGAGGCCGCGGTCGGGGCAGGGGACGTCGGCCTGCCGAGCTATTCCACGCTTGGGCCGGTGGTGCAGTATAACAGCATCGCGCCGCAGGATGAGATGGGCCTGTTCGTATCGCAGAGCTTTGGCGATTTCGGCATGAAGCGCACCTTCATCCGCGCCAGCACCGGGCGGGTCGGCCCGTTCAAGGCCTATGTCAGCCGCACCAAGCTGGACAGCGACCTGTGGCGCGGCCCCGGATCGGTCGACCGCGAACATTGGGAAGGGCAGATCCACGCCGATCTGGGCGGCGATAGCTGGGCGCGGTTCAAATTCGTGTCGAACGACTTCTTCGACTATGACTCGCCCACCATCTCTCGCGCCCAATATAATTGCACGGTGAAAAGCGTGGTCGGCGCCTGCGGCCGTGATTTCGCCTATATCGAGAATGTGCCGAACACGACGGTCATCAACGGCACGATGCCATTCGCGCCGACGGTCCCAGGCGTCTATTATTCCAACCCCAATTATGCGCAGGTCTACAACCTCGCCATCAACGTGCGGAAGGACAAGCTTTACGGCGCGACCTTCCACGCGGGCATCGTGGACGGCGTGTGGGCCGAATCGACGCTCTATTGGGAAGATAAGGGCGGCTATGGCGTGTCGCCCGACACCTACTCCAACTCCTTGACCCGCTATAATGGTCAGGTCGCTGTCGGCCTGCCGGTCACGCGGCCCAAGGGGATCGAGTTCGGCCGGTCCGGCGTGGGGGGCGACCGTTATGGCATCACCACCAAGCTGCACTGGGAAATGGGCGCTAATACCGTCGAAGCAGGCGTTTGGGCAGAGGTAGACAAATATCACCGCACCCAGGCCCGCTACAACACGACCGACGGCGCACCTGACAGTGAGCCCAATCTCAATGAACTGGTCTATCTGCGCCGCGACTATCATTCCCAGCGCGACACGCTTCAGGTGTTCCTGAAGGATACGCTGAAGCTGGCGGACGATAAACTGGTACTGGACTTCGGCTTCAAGGGGCTGATGCTCGACTATCGCTATAATGGCTATCGCGACTTCGACGATTATTACCGGATCGTCGGTGGCGTGGCGCGCGCGGGCTATGGCCCGAGCATCAACACCGCCCATTACAAGGATATGTTCCTGCCGATGGCGGGCCTGCTCTACAAGATCGACGAGCGCACCCAGCTCTTCGCCTCCTATGCCGAGAATATGGCCCTGCCCAAGGGGATGGACGACATCTACTCCGTCATCCGTCCCGGCGGCCTGCGGGTGCCGCAGCCGGATGCCGAACGCTCGCAGAACATGGAAATCGGCGTCCGCACCAATCAGGGGCAGCTCTATGCCTCGCTCGCGGGCTTCTACACCAAGTTCAAGAACCGCATCCAGTCGATCACGACCATCCTGCCGGGCAGCGGCGGCGCCGCGACCGAGACATTCTATCAGAATGTCGGGCGGGTGCGGGCCTATGGCGCGGAGTTCAGCGGCACTTACAAGCCGTCCTTCCTGAACGGCCTTGCCTATACCAACCTCAACGTCACCTATAACAACGCCAAGTTCCAGGATGACATTCCGGCCGCCACGCCGATCCTGATCGCGGACAAATATATTCCCGACAGCGCGAAATGGATCGTCAGTGGTGGCGTGACGGTCGAACCGGCAAGCTGGTTGGTCGCCAACGTCTCGGGCAAATATACCGGCAAGCGCTGGTCGACCTTCACCAATCAGGCCGGATCGAGCGTGCCGGGCTTCACCGTGTTCAACGCCTATGTCGACATTGGTGACGGCTGGAGCTTCGGGCCGGTCAAGAGCGTCAAGGCGCGGTTCAACATCGATAATATCTTCGACAAGGACAGATTGTCCTATATCTCCTCCTCCGTGACCGGCGACGGCTTCTTCCGGCCGCTGTCGCCGCGCACGTTCCAGTTCACCATTTCGGGCGAGATTTGA